From a single Paenibacillus sp. FSL R5-0345 genomic region:
- a CDS encoding alpha/beta hydrolase: MDKYNIHSDFEPYAKTKLPLNPLILPILNKLIARSARKFNSTEGVNVTKEVISGYKDGSVELTIIEPDGIPKNAPCLIYIHGGAFVLKAAPAHIHWVCEYASKTPCIVVFVDYRLAPKYAFPFGVEDCYAAFEWVCNHADALGIDKSRIAIGGDSAGGALAAAVTLMARDRQAPLICYQMLLYPVTDARQTTESIKEFTDTPLWNSKLNKKMWELYLKNGVAASKREYASPMEATSLKGLPDAYVEITEFDCLRDEGIHYAEALQKSGVQVELYHTKGTVHGYDIAEKSEIVQQSVTRRIEALRGAFK; the protein is encoded by the coding sequence GTGGATAAATACAACATCCATAGCGACTTTGAACCCTACGCGAAGACAAAACTCCCTTTAAATCCTTTGATATTGCCAATTTTGAATAAACTCATAGCGAGAAGTGCGAGAAAATTCAACTCTACTGAAGGCGTGAATGTAACGAAAGAAGTTATTTCAGGCTATAAAGACGGAAGTGTTGAGCTGACGATAATTGAACCTGATGGTATTCCAAAGAATGCTCCTTGCCTTATTTACATTCATGGAGGAGCATTTGTCCTAAAAGCAGCACCTGCTCATATCCATTGGGTCTGTGAGTATGCTTCAAAAACACCTTGCATAGTGGTATTTGTGGATTATAGACTAGCCCCGAAATACGCTTTTCCATTTGGTGTCGAGGATTGTTATGCAGCATTCGAGTGGGTCTGCAATCATGCGGACGCCTTAGGCATTGATAAGAGTAGAATAGCAATTGGGGGAGATAGCGCGGGTGGCGCACTTGCTGCTGCAGTGACTTTAATGGCACGCGATAGGCAAGCTCCTCTTATTTGTTATCAAATGCTACTTTATCCAGTAACAGATGCAAGACAGACTACGGAATCCATTAAAGAGTTTACAGACACACCACTGTGGAACTCCAAACTTAATAAGAAAATGTGGGAATTGTATCTCAAGAATGGAGTAGCCGCTAGCAAGAGAGAATATGCATCTCCTATGGAAGCAACATCATTAAAAGGCTTGCCTGACGCCTATGTTGAAATTACAGAGTTTGATTGTTTGCGGGACGAAGGAATTCATTACGCAGAGGCTTTACAAAAAAGTGGGGTTCAGGTTGAATTGTATCACACCAAGGGAACCGTTCATGGGTATGATATAGCTGAAAAAAGTGAAATTGTGCAGCAGAGTGTAACACGAAGAATTGAGGCTTTACGAGGAGCTTTCAAGTAG
- a CDS encoding Crp/Fnr family transcriptional regulator gives MNPQLLRDFPFFEHLDDEYLAEIAKLCSERTYIKGESIFFEGEEGEELYLVISGVVQIYQDNHSRDVILSIFREGDFFGEMALLQNERTRSASARTIEKSTLCILKKRDFIPLLKSNPEILIGILETALDRLRDANKLITDLTVIDVRTRIARVLLRLTEQHGVPSDEGVLIDLKLTHQHLADMTGTARETVTKSLLGLQDEQLIRIDQRKILVCNIDRLRNILDVI, from the coding sequence ATGAACCCACAACTGTTACGAGATTTCCCGTTCTTCGAACATCTTGATGATGAATATTTAGCTGAAATTGCCAAGCTATGTAGTGAGCGTACTTATATAAAAGGAGAGTCCATCTTTTTTGAAGGTGAAGAGGGAGAGGAACTCTATCTGGTGATCTCAGGAGTTGTTCAAATCTATCAAGATAACCACTCTAGGGATGTGATCCTTTCTATTTTTAGAGAAGGTGACTTCTTTGGAGAGATGGCTTTGCTGCAAAATGAAAGAACACGCTCTGCTTCTGCAAGGACCATTGAGAAGTCCACCTTATGTATTCTGAAAAAACGCGATTTCATTCCCCTATTAAAAAGTAACCCAGAAATACTAATCGGCATTTTGGAAACAGCCTTAGATCGTCTACGTGATGCCAATAAATTAATAACAGACTTGACTGTTATTGACGTGCGTACGCGCATTGCTCGCGTGTTGTTGCGTCTAACAGAACAGCATGGCGTGCCCAGTGATGAAGGTGTTCTAATCGATTTGAAGCTAACGCATCAACACCTGGCAGATATGACAGGAACGGCGCGAGAGACCGTGACAAAATCATTGCTTGGATTACAGGATGAGCAGTTGATACGTATTGATCAGAGAAAGATACTCGTGTGTAACATAGATAGACTTAGAAATATACTTGACGTAATTTAA
- a CDS encoding cyclic nucleotide-binding domain-containing protein, with protein sequence MIPSAAVDFLRDHPLLRGIPDDELRNVINAIKLMSLEDGQRLLMEESTSKDCFIIWQGKVQVTSVNLVGKALLLAELGPGELVGEIGLIRNVQRSASVTAIGPVKALRLDRSSFEYLASLSPLFYESVLVNIRIRMIHSMLRKATIWSVIPDAELRGLAEITTIKKVTKGEEIIAEGTDVDQFLMISSGSIELCSRKRRKTILREGDFYGETELLTDTVSSHTLIAVEDSELLIMGKLEFLTILDYYAPVRQQLIEVLNIRTPHMLEKVTIAFGGESIVEDNKSLPKAKDKWMEQLLWLVGGFLVLSFLALFLHSQWWKIAALIVGGVVGPVAFVAFMRSQQLIGFRQRRLGLVFVSTAIVAIPLAWYLERIWLFEVKANSSDFSQLYVPLSVALIEETAKLLVCVMLVRTRKIHFLMDAVVFGAAAGMGFAAVESIIYGWVHIDDASSLGMLAVLWMRALLSPFGHGTWTAIATVGIWYASSMHKNSNLGDSKPWTKGRRAMEMFLAAVVMHALWNYHFESGLMKAGAMALVGFLGLYLLFSLIRRGRREEFHALNMLNPTTHEAIRHDDQVKPKTQELFCEGCGSMSPQGTRYCARCGQALRVK encoded by the coding sequence ATGATACCTAGTGCTGCAGTCGATTTTCTACGTGATCATCCGTTATTACGAGGTATTCCTGATGATGAGCTACGAAATGTAATTAACGCTATAAAACTTATGTCTTTAGAGGATGGACAACGACTTCTTATGGAAGAGTCCACCTCTAAGGACTGTTTCATTATATGGCAAGGGAAAGTGCAAGTCACCTCGGTGAACTTAGTTGGAAAGGCGCTGCTCTTAGCTGAACTTGGACCGGGAGAGTTAGTAGGAGAGATCGGTCTTATTCGGAACGTACAAAGATCAGCTAGTGTTACGGCAATCGGACCAGTAAAGGCGTTGCGTCTGGACCGTTCCTCGTTCGAATATTTGGCGAGCCTGAGTCCGCTATTTTATGAGAGTGTGCTTGTGAACATACGGATTCGAATGATCCATAGTATGCTTCGCAAAGCGACAATCTGGTCGGTCATACCTGATGCTGAACTTCGGGGTCTTGCAGAGATTACAACGATTAAGAAAGTAACGAAGGGCGAAGAGATTATCGCGGAAGGTACGGATGTTGATCAATTTCTCATGATAAGCAGCGGAAGCATCGAGCTTTGCAGCCGAAAGCGGCGTAAGACTATTCTTCGAGAAGGGGATTTTTATGGAGAGACAGAGTTACTAACGGACACGGTTTCCTCGCACACGTTGATCGCGGTAGAAGATAGTGAATTACTGATCATGGGTAAGTTAGAATTCTTAACTATACTTGACTATTATGCTCCGGTTCGTCAACAACTCATAGAGGTTCTAAATATACGAACACCTCATATGTTGGAGAAAGTTACTATCGCCTTTGGCGGGGAGTCTATTGTAGAGGATAATAAATCGCTACCTAAGGCCAAGGACAAGTGGATGGAGCAATTACTCTGGCTGGTAGGTGGATTCCTTGTCTTATCCTTCTTGGCACTATTCCTTCATAGCCAATGGTGGAAGATCGCCGCTTTAATTGTTGGAGGTGTTGTGGGTCCTGTAGCATTCGTAGCTTTTATGAGAAGTCAGCAGTTAATAGGCTTTCGCCAGAGGAGGCTTGGTTTAGTTTTTGTGTCCACGGCGATTGTTGCTATCCCTCTGGCTTGGTATTTAGAGCGGATTTGGCTTTTTGAAGTAAAAGCAAATTCCTCCGACTTTTCGCAGCTTTACGTACCGTTGTCTGTAGCTCTAATTGAAGAAACTGCAAAATTATTAGTCTGTGTGATGCTCGTTCGGACGCGAAAAATCCATTTTCTGATGGATGCAGTGGTGTTTGGTGCCGCAGCAGGAATGGGATTTGCTGCAGTGGAAAGTATTATTTATGGATGGGTACATATTGATGATGCCTCTTCACTTGGAATGCTCGCCGTCCTATGGATGAGAGCATTATTATCTCCCTTCGGTCATGGAACATGGACTGCGATCGCAACTGTGGGTATCTGGTATGCAAGCAGCATGCATAAGAACTCGAACTTGGGTGACAGTAAGCCGTGGACGAAAGGGCGACGTGCAATGGAGATGTTTTTGGCAGCAGTCGTGATGCATGCATTATGGAATTATCACTTTGAATCGGGTCTGATGAAGGCGGGTGCTATGGCCTTAGTCGGGTTTTTGGGTCTCTATTTATTGTTCTCACTCATTCGTAGGGGAAGAAGAGAGGAGTTCCATGCATTGAATATGTTAAATCCAACCACGCATGAGGCGATAAGGCATGACGATCAAGTGAAGCCTAAGACGCAGGAGCTTTTTTGTGAAGGCTGCGGGTCAATGTCTCCTCAAGGTACTCGTTACTGTGCACGCTGTGGCCAGGCATTAAGGGTGAAATGA
- a CDS encoding DMT family transporter gives MLKAYGWLTFCVVVWGSNFVFGKILVQDFSPGLLTSLRLLFIVLCLVGITAYKKSFKLVGKSDVLLILSLGVIGVFINQWSFFKGLQTADPTTSAIILAMTPILTGLLAAVFLKEKLTIRMLIGSILAIIGIYFVVVKGGSSSLHVDKGLLWIVVTMITFAIMIIMTRVLSQRIDPLTITLYSNLVGFILSIPFAFSLDTPIRMSSNITDWALLIGTAIVVHGIATLIWNNNIRHVNASKASVLSNLEPFVAMIMGLILLYKPITGVEVLGSLFILTGVMLSTYQRKSAILNPVE, from the coding sequence ATGCTGAAAGCTTATGGTTGGCTCACTTTTTGTGTAGTCGTATGGGGTAGCAACTTTGTGTTTGGAAAGATCTTAGTTCAGGACTTCTCCCCCGGTCTGTTAACATCACTGAGACTTTTATTTATAGTGTTATGTCTAGTTGGAATAACAGCTTACAAAAAGAGTTTTAAGCTGGTGGGTAAATCGGATGTCCTACTAATTTTATCTTTAGGTGTTATTGGTGTGTTTATTAATCAATGGTCCTTTTTTAAAGGGCTGCAAACGGCTGATCCAACGACATCTGCAATTATTTTAGCTATGACTCCTATTTTAACGGGCTTGTTAGCCGCTGTTTTTTTAAAAGAAAAATTAACGATTCGTATGCTCATAGGGTCCATTCTAGCGATCATAGGCATTTATTTTGTCGTTGTAAAAGGTGGATCATCCTCGTTACATGTTGACAAAGGACTACTGTGGATTGTTGTGACGATGATAACATTCGCAATTATGATTATTATGACTAGGGTACTCTCGCAAAGAATAGATCCACTCACGATTACTTTATATTCAAATCTGGTGGGTTTTATATTATCGATCCCTTTTGCCTTCTCGCTAGATACACCTATACGAATGAGCTCGAATATTACGGATTGGGCTCTGCTGATTGGAACCGCCATTGTTGTACATGGCATAGCCACTCTGATTTGGAATAACAATATTCGACATGTTAATGCTTCAAAAGCGTCTGTATTATCTAATTTAGAGCCTTTTGTAGCCATGATTATGGGATTAATATTACTGTACAAACCCATCACAGGTGTGGAAGTGTTAGGGTCATTGTTCATTCTGACAGGAGTTATGTTATCTACGTATCAACGAAAAAGTGCGATATTAAACCCGGTGGAATAG
- a CDS encoding cold-shock protein, producing METGTVKWFNAEKGFGFIEVEGGSDVFVHFSAITGDGFKSLDEGQRVEFNIVQGNRGAQAENVVKL from the coding sequence ATGGAAACAGGCACAGTGAAATGGTTTAACGCAGAAAAAGGATTTGGATTTATCGAAGTTGAGGGCGGTAGTGATGTATTCGTACATTTCAGCGCAATCACTGGAGACGGTTTTAAATCTTTGGACGAAGGTCAACGTGTTGAATTTAATATCGTACAAGGCAATCGCGGAGCACAAGCTGAGAATGTCGTAAAACTCTAA
- a CDS encoding 2OG-Fe(II) oxygenase — protein sequence MIGNTTDKERTIFDHAGNTIKTEDREIRILAKYEEPLVVLLGNVLSDEECNELIEYSRERLQRSKIGEDHVVNSIRTSSGVFCEENETVTRIEKRFSQIMNIPIEHGDGLQVLLYIPGQEYLPHHDFFAQTSRASSNNRISTLVMYLNDVEEGGETDFPMLNLSVSPNKGMAVYFEYFYDNHELNESTLHAGMPVIKGEKWVATMWMRRQVLRSS from the coding sequence ATGATAGGGAATACGACAGACAAAGAACGGACGATATTCGATCATGCTGGAAATACGATCAAGACAGAAGACAGAGAAATTCGAATTCTTGCCAAGTATGAAGAGCCGCTGGTTGTCCTGTTAGGAAACGTGCTTAGCGATGAGGAATGTAATGAGTTAATTGAGTATTCTAGAGAACGATTGCAACGTTCGAAAATAGGCGAAGACCATGTGGTCAATTCAATTAGAACGAGCAGCGGTGTGTTCTGTGAGGAGAATGAGACGGTTACAAGAATCGAGAAACGATTCTCACAAATTATGAATATCCCTATCGAGCACGGTGATGGCTTGCAAGTCCTTTTGTATATCCCTGGTCAAGAGTATCTACCCCATCATGATTTCTTCGCACAAACGAGTCGAGCAAGTAGCAATAATCGAATTAGTACGCTCGTGATGTATTTGAATGATGTGGAGGAAGGTGGAGAAACAGATTTCCCTATGCTTAATTTATCTGTGAGCCCTAACAAAGGTATGGCGGTCTACTTCGAATATTTTTATGATAATCATGAATTAAACGAGTCCACCTTACATGCAGGTATGCCAGTAATCAAAGGCGAAAAGTGGGTTGCAACGATGTGGATGAGAAGACAAGTCCTTCGCTCTTCCTAG
- a CDS encoding NAD(P)/FAD-dependent oxidoreductase — protein sequence MREFQSNHHKLFIIGGGAAGLMAAITASDFGIDAAILEGNDRIGKKILTTGNGRCNITNNSTTMEPEETIALLYKYHSTQPDFPLSALQQFGIQQTIDFFRMLGLPLTSLEDGRMYPMSLQAGSVLDIFQLAMKDRNVPVYFNHKVLDVTVSIDHPRFRIVCQTESEEQVVLTSDYLFLCTGGLTAPKTGTDGSGYTLAQRLGHTLIEPLPAIVQLKLDYPHLKALSGVKFEGMAHIMVDGQTIRSEYGEILFTDYGISGPAILQLSRVASYNLAEEKPVVISVELMPDRSGEEVIDFLEMHWGTFGHRTVAESFIGIINKKLIPVLMKEAGINQQPNLLCQDLSWNTKKIIYRIMKNWEFTVIGTNNFTFAQTTAGGIDTMDINQETMESRLVPGLYFAGEVMDVDGDCGGYNLQWAWSSGYAAAKGLADHIATNSE from the coding sequence ATGAGAGAGTTTCAAAGTAATCATCACAAGCTGTTTATTATTGGTGGGGGCGCTGCAGGGTTAATGGCTGCCATTACTGCGAGTGACTTTGGTATTGATGCAGCTATATTGGAGGGCAACGACCGGATTGGCAAAAAGATATTAACGACAGGAAACGGTCGCTGTAATATTACGAATAATTCTACAACGATGGAGCCGGAGGAGACGATTGCTTTATTATATAAGTATCACAGTACTCAGCCTGACTTTCCATTGTCTGCGCTGCAGCAATTTGGTATCCAACAAACCATCGACTTTTTTAGAATGCTCGGACTTCCGCTAACAAGCTTGGAGGATGGTCGGATGTATCCGATGTCACTGCAGGCTGGCTCTGTGTTGGATATTTTCCAGCTTGCGATGAAGGACCGGAATGTGCCTGTGTATTTTAATCATAAAGTGTTGGATGTTACTGTGTCGATAGATCATCCACGTTTTAGGATTGTTTGCCAGACAGAGTCGGAGGAGCAGGTTGTATTAACCAGTGATTATCTTTTTCTATGTACAGGCGGTCTTACCGCTCCGAAAACGGGAACGGACGGTTCCGGGTACACCCTGGCTCAACGTTTAGGGCACACGCTTATTGAGCCTTTGCCGGCCATTGTTCAATTGAAGCTGGATTATCCGCATCTAAAGGCATTGTCAGGTGTCAAATTCGAGGGAATGGCTCATATCATGGTGGACGGTCAAACGATCCGCAGCGAATATGGCGAGATTCTTTTCACCGACTATGGTATCTCCGGTCCAGCCATTCTCCAGCTTAGTCGAGTTGCTTCTTATAACTTAGCTGAAGAGAAGCCTGTGGTGATATCGGTCGAATTAATGCCGGACCGCAGTGGCGAAGAAGTAATTGATTTTCTGGAAATGCACTGGGGTACATTCGGGCACCGGACTGTTGCGGAATCCTTTATCGGCATTATCAACAAGAAGCTAATTCCTGTATTAATGAAGGAAGCAGGCATCAATCAGCAGCCTAACCTGCTTTGTCAGGATTTATCGTGGAATACGAAAAAAATAATTTATCGAATCATGAAGAATTGGGAATTCACAGTCATAGGTACCAATAACTTTACTTTCGCCCAAACTACAGCCGGAGGCATCGACACAATGGACATCAACCAAGAAACGATGGAATCCAGGCTTGTTCCCGGGCTCTATTTTGCGGGTGAGGTGATGGATGTGGATGGAGACTGTGGTGGATACAACCTGCAGTGGGCTTGGAGTTCAGGTTATGCTGCAGCAAAAGGGCTTGCTGATCATATAGCAACTAATTCTGAATGA
- a CDS encoding zf-HC2 domain-containing protein, with protein sequence MKCEIIQDLLPSYIEKLTSVHSNEEIEKHLQTCESCLQSYNEMTATADLIVPIVDKEEVNKLNYFKKVKSKNIKTLAFSILTVILLAAALIGLFVIGFPVSSKDVTIDYQKTKTHLEVHLTLQNGKDLVFSGKTKFIRDENNNVIGSETRYTPRGLIHNPFDDVGKKVMLGTEIQTDLDFPNKFILEFKDKTMTFINGVLVE encoded by the coding sequence ATGAAATGCGAGATCATTCAGGATTTATTGCCCTCCTATATTGAAAAACTAACCTCTGTACATAGCAACGAAGAGATTGAAAAACATCTGCAAACCTGTGAAAGCTGCCTTCAGTCCTATAACGAAATGACCGCAACAGCAGATCTAATTGTGCCTATTGTTGATAAAGAAGAAGTTAACAAACTTAATTATTTTAAAAAGGTCAAATCAAAAAATATAAAGACGCTCGCCTTTTCCATTTTAACGGTAATCCTACTGGCTGCTGCTCTTATTGGACTTTTTGTAATTGGTTTCCCTGTATCCTCTAAAGATGTGACCATCGATTATCAGAAGACAAAGACTCATCTGGAGGTTCATCTAACTTTGCAAAATGGTAAAGACTTGGTGTTCTCAGGAAAAACTAAATTTATCCGCGATGAAAATAATAATGTGATTGGTTCCGAAACTAGGTATACCCCTAGGGGCTTGATTCACAATCCCTTTGATGATGTAGGGAAAAAAGTTATGTTGGGGACGGAGATTCAAACCGATCTGGATTTCCCAAACAAGTTTATTCTTGAATTCAAAGATAAAACTATGACGTTCATTAATGGTGTTTTGGTGGAGTAG
- a CDS encoding RNA polymerase sigma factor has protein sequence MQDNGELYREYSTQVYKFVFSFCHNHLLAEEITQETFYRAIKSIHKYDGTCKVYVWLCQIAKHVWYQELDKQNKRKTQELEDPAFSNENSTETQFILAQDKMELFKQLHLLDPNTKEVLYLRLTGEFSFREIGEILGRDETWARVTFYRGKQKLMKGRSS, from the coding sequence ATGCAGGACAATGGGGAATTATACAGGGAATATTCAACCCAAGTATATAAATTCGTTTTCAGTTTTTGTCATAATCATTTACTGGCAGAAGAAATCACCCAAGAAACCTTTTATAGAGCTATAAAGTCCATACACAAATATGATGGAACCTGCAAAGTATACGTATGGCTTTGTCAGATTGCTAAGCATGTGTGGTATCAGGAGCTGGACAAGCAGAACAAAAGGAAGACTCAAGAATTAGAAGACCCTGCTTTTTCAAACGAAAATTCAACAGAAACTCAATTCATTTTAGCTCAAGATAAAATGGAGTTATTTAAACAGCTTCATTTACTTGATCCCAATACCAAGGAAGTATTGTATCTGCGTTTGACCGGAGAATTCAGCTTTCGGGAAATTGGTGAAATTCTCGGAAGGGATGAGACTTGGGCAAGAGTTACCTTTTACCGCGGAAAACAAAAATTGATGAAAGGAAGATCTTCATGA
- a CDS encoding uracil-xanthine permease family protein, with product METQANVQDQAPLKSQLLTVLPDEKVSFSKSIILGFQHVLAMDVYVVPFLVAMLIGLQPNQSSALIQSTFIAAGLATIVQTYFCMKLPIAQGPSYVPLGAIVSIYAASGGGELGWSSVLGASLIGAILVIILGYVGIFNKIVKNFIPPIVGGTIIFIVGLSLLPVAIRDNIYGASGASINQNVLLALISAGTLLLFVILGSMFRNKGSIFRIISVMMALVVGCVAANMMGVLDFSAISQANWFSMPRIAFVDFGFSFNFSAIITMVIIYLVLLAETTGTWFAVSNVINKPLTDEHINKGVIGEGIGCLIASALGSTPVTGYSTNAGIISITGVASRRVFLAVGGWFVLFGCSGKLAALISSIPSAVIGGVFAIVCGIIAINGVQVMKNVTIGEKEMYIIAIPMIITLALVLIPSDYLHSLPSFVQYLLGSPILAASLAAILLNKLLPSGK from the coding sequence GTGGAAACACAAGCAAACGTGCAAGATCAAGCACCATTAAAGTCACAACTATTAACCGTTCTACCCGATGAAAAGGTTTCATTCAGTAAATCCATCATCCTAGGCTTCCAACATGTATTGGCAATGGACGTTTATGTGGTTCCTTTCCTAGTTGCAATGTTAATCGGCTTACAACCCAATCAGTCAAGCGCGTTGATTCAATCCACCTTTATTGCTGCTGGACTTGCAACGATTGTGCAGACTTATTTCTGTATGAAGCTTCCGATCGCTCAAGGGCCTTCTTATGTTCCACTTGGTGCGATCGTCAGTATTTATGCAGCAAGTGGTGGCGGAGAGTTAGGTTGGAGTTCCGTGTTAGGTGCCAGTTTAATCGGTGCGATCCTGGTTATTATTCTGGGCTATGTCGGTATCTTTAATAAAATCGTTAAAAACTTTATCCCACCTATTGTAGGTGGTACGATCATATTCATAGTTGGTCTTTCTTTACTACCAGTTGCTATAAGAGACAATATCTATGGAGCCTCAGGCGCTTCCATCAACCAGAATGTATTATTAGCCCTTATTTCAGCGGGTACACTCCTTTTATTTGTAATTCTAGGTTCTATGTTCCGCAATAAAGGATCGATCTTCCGAATTATTTCCGTCATGATGGCGTTAGTAGTTGGATGTGTTGCTGCTAATATGATGGGTGTGTTAGACTTCTCAGCGATTAGCCAAGCGAATTGGTTTAGTATGCCGCGGATCGCTTTTGTGGATTTCGGATTTTCTTTCAACTTTTCTGCTATTATCACCATGGTCATTATTTATCTCGTACTGCTTGCTGAAACAACTGGTACCTGGTTTGCTGTCAGCAACGTAATCAATAAACCTTTAACAGACGAGCATATTAACAAAGGTGTTATCGGTGAAGGAATTGGCTGTCTTATTGCTTCTGCTCTCGGATCAACACCTGTTACAGGCTATTCAACCAATGCAGGCATTATCTCCATCACGGGTGTTGCCTCCCGCCGGGTCTTTCTTGCTGTAGGAGGATGGTTTGTCCTCTTCGGTTGTTCTGGTAAATTAGCTGCTCTGATCTCTTCAATTCCATCCGCTGTAATCGGCGGCGTCTTCGCTATCGTCTGCGGGATTATCGCGATTAACGGTGTGCAGGTGATGAAGAACGTAACGATTGGCGAAAAAGAAATGTACATTATCGCAATACCGATGATTATAACGTTAGCTTTGGTACTCATTCCTAGCGATTACTTGCATTCCTTACCTTCATTCGTGCAATATTTGCTGGGCTCACCTATCCTAGCGGCTTCATTGGCTGCGATCTTATTGAATAAATTGTTGCCAAGTGGAAAATAG
- the guaD gene encoding guanine deaminase, whose translation MTEYMQIFLGTSFSSKSPKEIQILKDHLYCINTDGMIEKIVSPEEPDYQLLLDSYQDQDNFHRLAEGQYFLPGFIDLHVHAPQWAQSGTALDIPLYDWLNTYTFPLESKFSDLDFAKKIYDDVVDTLLANGTTTALYFATVHKEASLLLAQICAEKGQRGLVGKVVMDDPQGNPENYRDTDTDTALKDTEEFILAVKELAKSTKQGVYPVVTPRFIPSCTNEALQGLGDLAAKYDTHIQSHCSESDWAHGYVQERFQKNDAFALHDFGLLRDKSVMAHCNFLDEDDVDLFAETGTAIAHCPISNAYFANSVIPIAHFHSKGVEIGLGSDISGGFSPSLFDNIRQAVMSSRMLEDGVNPSLPAQERGLLGSRIKIDESFYLATAGGGKSLSLPIGRILEGYTWDVQIIDTKIPSARLPIFDGNEDLHDVFQKMMYLARPENIREVWVQGNKVHSR comes from the coding sequence ATGACAGAATATATGCAAATATTCCTAGGTACTTCATTTTCAAGCAAATCACCGAAGGAAATTCAAATTTTAAAAGACCACCTCTACTGCATTAATACAGATGGGATGATAGAAAAGATCGTTTCGCCAGAGGAACCCGACTATCAACTTTTACTAGATTCTTATCAAGATCAAGATAACTTCCATCGATTAGCTGAAGGTCAGTATTTTTTGCCTGGCTTTATCGACTTGCATGTTCATGCCCCGCAGTGGGCTCAATCCGGTACTGCGTTAGACATTCCACTCTATGATTGGTTAAATACGTACACCTTCCCATTGGAGTCTAAATTTTCAGACCTGGATTTTGCAAAAAAGATCTACGATGACGTGGTTGATACTCTACTCGCGAACGGAACCACTACAGCTCTTTATTTTGCAACGGTGCATAAAGAAGCCAGCTTATTATTAGCCCAAATCTGTGCAGAAAAAGGACAGCGGGGACTCGTTGGAAAAGTGGTAATGGACGATCCTCAAGGGAATCCAGAAAACTATCGCGACACTGACACCGACACCGCACTTAAAGATACAGAAGAATTTATTCTAGCGGTAAAAGAACTAGCCAAATCTACTAAGCAAGGCGTTTATCCAGTAGTGACACCTAGGTTCATCCCAAGCTGCACAAATGAGGCTTTGCAAGGTTTAGGGGACTTAGCCGCAAAATACGATACTCATATTCAATCGCATTGTAGTGAAAGTGATTGGGCGCACGGTTATGTACAAGAACGATTCCAGAAGAACGATGCTTTTGCCTTGCATGATTTCGGTCTGCTCCGTGATAAATCTGTCATGGCACATTGCAATTTTTTAGATGAAGACGATGTAGATTTATTTGCGGAGACAGGAACAGCTATTGCGCATTGTCCAATATCAAACGCTTATTTTGCCAATAGTGTCATCCCTATCGCTCACTTTCATTCCAAGGGTGTGGAGATTGGTTTAGGGTCTGATATTTCCGGTGGTTTTTCACCTAGTCTCTTCGATAACATAAGACAAGCTGTAATGTCTTCACGAATGCTAGAGGATGGCGTTAATCCTTCTCTTCCTGCACAAGAGCGTGGTTTACTAGGATCTCGGATTAAGATTGATGAATCTTTCTATCTTGCTACCGCTGGCGGTGGTAAAAGTTTAAGCTTACCTATCGGTCGGATACTAGAAGGCTATACATGGGATGTTCAAATTATCGATACGAAAATACCATCGGCTAGATTGCCTATCTTTGATGGGAATGAAGATTTACACGACGTGTTTCAAAAAATGATGTATCTAGCTCGACCTGAGAATATCCGTGAAGTCTGGGTACAGGGTAACAAGGTTCATTCACGTTAA